ACATCGGTCGTTTTGATGACACAACAACCCGAGAGACTAGCCGCATGAGCAAAGCAAGCATTACCACCTTGCATCCGACGCCCGCGCGCCTGAGCCAAGTGCAGCGCCGGCTCAAACCCTATTGCCAGGTGACCGAGTTGATGGCCAGCGACTTGCTTGATCCCACGATCACCCGCCGCTGCATTGGCTTCGTGCACATGGGGCAGTTGCAGCTCACTTGGCGGGCTGGCGAGGACCGAAACGGCTTGAGCATGCATGCGGTCGATCCGGGACATGGGTTCGGCGGCAATAATTGGCTATTTGACGAGCCGCCGCGAACTCTCTATTACCAGGCCAATCGCCTGACGCGGGTATTGACGATCGAGGTCGAGCACTTGCGAACGCTCTTAGCCGAGGAGTTGATCGATCTCAATCAGCCATTGCGCGATGAAATGCTCCACTCCTATGCGCGCTGCTGGCTCTATCTTGCCGAGCGTCATCATCGTGCGCACGCGGCGCCGACCGAGGAACGACTGCTCGACGCGCTGCACGAGGCCGCCGCCTGGTCGTCGGCCATGTCGCATCCGGAGGGCACGCTGGTCAAGGCTCGGCGCGAAATGCTCGCCCTGCGTGTCGGCTGCGCCCGGGTGACCGTCAGCCGGGGATTGGCGCGCTTGGTCGCCGACGGTCGGGTGCGTCTCGAAGGCCGCAGAATCCTGCTACTCGGGCATCAAGGACGCGGGGAGGCGGCTTGACGCATCGGCTGGCTGCGCTGCCGGTCTGGTTCAATGAGAACCGGGTCGGCGGCCGGCCAACTTGTCTCGGCATCCATGGGCCGGATGTCCGGTTGGTCGCTGAGCGGCGTGTCCATCAGTTCTGCTCGGTCATCGACGCACCTTACCCGTCGGGAAAGATGCTCAAAATGCGCGTCATTGCCGGCTGCTTGCTTGGCAAGGCCCTGGTAGGGTCGGGGCCTTGTCAAAACTGCGAGCAGACATCAGCCGTGAACCCAGTATTTGAGCCGCAATCCCAACCGGAGAACTGGCGAATACCAGCGCCATTGTCCGGGAGTAGGGCACCTCTCGGTCGCCAAGCCATGGCGGCTGTTTCCCTGGCCGTGTTGTTGATCAGTCCCGTTTCCGGGATGGAACACCCGCTGCAAGAGCTGGGATTCGAGCGCTCGCTCAACCAATGGGAGCTGCGTCGGACCTGGCAGCAACAAACCAAGGTGGCCAAGCCTTCACCGGGCAATCCGCAAGAAACCGCCAAACGTCCAGTTCCGCAGATTCGTCGGATCAGCGCCGTCGCTTTGCTGAAACCGATCTCAGGGTCGATGAAGACCCGCCGGGATCGCTATGTTGCGATCATTCTCTCCGAGGCCAAACGGCACAGGGTCGACCCCAACCTGGTCCATGCTGTCATCCAAGCCGAGTCCGCCTATCGGCCAAACGCCAAGTCTCCGGCCGGTGCCTGCGGCTTAATGCAGCTGATGCCAGCCACGGCCCGGCGCTTCGGTGTGCGGGACATCTGGGACCCGGAGCAGAACATCGGTGGTGGCGTGGCGTATCTGCGGTTCCTGCTTGACCGTTTCTCCGGAGCAATCCCGCTGGTGCTGGCCGCCTACAACGCCGGAGAGGGCGCGGTGGCGAAGTATGGCAACAAGATTCCGCCGTATCGGGAGACGCGGGAGTATGTCAGAAAGGTGATGGGGTATTTCGGTTGAGAGGTGACGAACCAGAATCGGCATTGCCACCGGATCATCCGCTCCATCATCCACCAAGCTGGTGCCGTCCTCAGACCAAAGCACCGGCTGGATGTTGTCGATGCACGGTTCAAGCCAGCGGCAAAATCCGCTCCTGCACCACCGGATTGCTCTCCGCGCAGACCACATCCAGATGCACGGTCGCGCGGGTCAGCCCGCAGAACAGCACCTGCAACTCGCGCTGAAGATCGGTCTCGCGCGGATCGACATCGACCAGAATCACCGCCGCCGCCTGCTGGCCTTTGAACCGCCGCACGGTATCGAACAAAATCTGCCCGTCAGAGTAGATCTGATTACCGAGTAGATCGTAGGTATTGGTAAAGCGCCTGAGTGTGTGATTCCCGACCCGCGCGCAGTCCTTCAGCGCCGTGCTGCCGACACCCCGGCAGGAGAGAATCGCAATATCCTGCGGCTGAAAACGCTGCTTTAGCCGCTGCCCGACTAGGCGGCCGACCAGCTTCGGCTGCTCACTTGACTCCTGATAGGGCGTCACCTGCACCCCCAGCCCCGGCAGATCATTCGCGCCGGTGAAGCTGAACTCCGGCAGCGCCTCGCGGATAAAGCGCGCGATGCTCTCTGGCGAACGGTAATTCAGCAGCGACTGGTAACCGACAAAGTCCTGCTCCTGCAACGCCATGGGCGTGGTCGAGCGGACATTCTGGTTCGGGTCCTCCAGCCACAGCATGGCCGCCTCCTCGCGCAGAAACAGCCGCACCGCCTCGAACCATTCGCCCTCGAAATCCTGCGCTTCATCGACAATCAGGGTATCGAAGCGCCAGTCATCCGCCGGCTCCTGCGTCAGCGCCTGTTCCTCCACATGCTTGGCCGCTGCTGTCCAGAAGGCCGGATTAGTGCGCATGTCATGGAAATTGAGCGGCGCGCCGCGCGCGCGCAGAAACTGATCGCAGAAGCCATACCAGGTCTCCACCATCCCGCCGCGCCCGACCAGATGCTTCAGCCGCTCCGCCAGCGGGCGGTTGAAGCACAGCAACAGCGGCCGCTGCCCGCGTTCCAGACAGTCATCGAAGAAATGCCGCGCCACCAACGTCTTGCCATTGCCGGCGGTGGCCAGCACATGCAATCGCAGCTGGCGCATGCGGATATTGGCCAGCACATCGAGCAGGCCGTGGGATAAGCGGGTATAGCGCTTCTCCTGCGCGCCGATATAGGCATGCACATCCGCTACCACCTCGAAGGTCTGGCGGAAGAATCCCGCCACCTGCTGCGCCCGCGCATCCTGGCTCGCCGGTCCCGGCGGCAGAATGGCCTGAATGCGCTCGGCGAGATGCTCGCGCTGGGAGGCATCGACTATGCGCTCGGCATCCAATCCCGCCGCATTGAGCTGGCGCAGCGCATGGTCCGGACAGTAGATCAGGTACTCAAGCTCAAGGCGTTGCTGCTTGCCGAGCTGATAGGTGAACTTATCGCGGATGCTGTCGAGCGAGCGCTGAATCTGCTCCCCGACATTCTTGTGGCTGTCGCCATAGTGCTTGATCAGCTGGCCATCGGCTTCTTCCAGCGGACCGTTCTTCTGCTCGATGCACAGCACCTGCCCGGCGCGGTTGAGCACCACGAAGTCGATCTCGCCATAGACCGTGTGGCCCTTGTACTGGCGAGTCCAGTGCACCCCATGAAACACCGTGTAGGCCGCCGGCAGGCGATCGCGCAGGTCGGCGAGGGTGGTGATCTCCGGCTCATGGGCGCCGCTCAGGGCGAGGCGGGTCAGGTCGGAGGGGATGATGGTGGCCATGGGCTGGGCATCGTCAGGCGTACATGAGCCTGCCGCGAGGTTCAGGAACCGGGCGCCCGAGTTCTTTTGCGGTTGCAATCCATTCTTGAATCACGATCTCGGCATTTCGGACGGCGTCGAGGTAATTCTTACCATCAGCCATGGCTCCAGGAAGTTCCGGAATCTCCGCGAGATAGGCGTTGTCTTTCTGACTCCAGTAAATGATGATTTCGTATTTCGCGCTCATAGTGCATTTACAATCCATGGTTTAAAATGAGGTTGCGAACCTGTTTCACCTACCAGTTTTGTGTTGTCGTTGTTGAGTCCGTAATCTCGATTGCTTCCGCGTTCAATACTTTCCGCATTCGCGCCAATGTCTTAAGTTCTTCCTTTACTTCCAGGTCTGGGTAGGCTGGATTTGCAGCGCGAAGACGATAGCGTCCTTCCTTATCTTTTATAACCAAGCGCAGTAGATACTGATCGTCCCCGCTGGTGTCCTGACGTTCGATTACAATCAAACTGCCTGTAATGGATCCCGCCTTCATTGAGTCGATCAGCTCAAGCAGGAGGTAATCACCGTCGCGAATGGGTTGCTTGCCGCCATTCATAGAGTCTCCAACTGCGCGGGCGACAAAATGCCGTGATGGATCGAGTTTGCCCTGATGCTCAGTGATTTGGCAGGTGGCTTCGACATCTGTCCGGCCGTCTCGGAAATGACCGCAGGCGATTCGCAGATCGGGGAAGTAAGGTACTGCGACGCCGCCATCGGAGGGTTGCCTTGGCTGACGGAAAGGCAGGATGTTAGCGCTGTGTTTTGCCGGCTGCTCTATTGAGTCACCTGTTTCGGTCTTGGTCAGCCGGGGTTCGTAGGCGGCCAGCCGGTAGTCGACGAGTTCCTGGACCATTTCCCGAAAGGTTTCCATCTCGTCCTCTCCCACGCTAAAGGTCGGTTGGAAGCGGCCGTCGCTGAGTTCGAACCATTTCTCAGTGGTCTTCTTCTTGTTGCCGCCGGTCCATGCAGTAATGGGGTTGCCTCGCCAGTAACTGAGCCATTTCCCGGTCTCGACCCGGTCGATCTGTTGTAGATCTTGACGGATGTCTGCAATAAAGCGGCGTCGGCGCTGAAAGACCTCCAGTGCTTGAGCCGCAAGTTCTTCAACTCTTGGCGGGTGGCGGAAGCCATCGTTATCTAGCAGGGATTCGAGCAGAACCGCTTTGAAGCACTTGGTCATGTTTGATGTCTCGACTTCACGTAAAAAAGTGCCGTGCCGTTCGAGACAGTTGACTTCGTTTGGGGTTAGATCTTCCTGGTCGCGGACCAGGTTCCACCATTGTCCGTGCTGACGTCGGAGATCCGGGAGGTTGCTGCCGCTCCGATAGAGTTCAGACAGTGTTGGTCGCCGGCTGAGTGAGTCCTTGAGCGCCCGATAGTCGGTGGCAGGTCCCTGACCTTGCAGGCGGACCAAGAAGTCGATAATTGCAAGGTCGTAGTTGGCGAAACAACCAGGTGGAAGCTTGAGCTTGCCGTCTCGTGCGCGGCGTCCAAAGTTTGCCAGCTCCTGATAGCTGCTGCCGACATCGAAGAGCGCCTGCGGTTTGTTCAAAAAACCTCTGTGATTGCCGATGAAGTCAAGCACGACTAATTGCTTTTTGTCGGAATAGCGGCGTAGACCGCGCCCAAGCTGCTGGAGGAAAAGCACCTTCGATTCGGTGGGGCGCAGCATCAGTACAGTGTCGATACTTGGCAAGTCGACACCTTCATTGAATAGATCCACCGAGAAGATGACCTGCAAATCACCGGTGTCTAGTTGCTCAAGAGCCTCGGTTCGATCGAGAGTCGATCCTTGGTAAACAGCAGCGGCGCGAATGCCTTCGGCCTGGAACCGCTCCGCCATGAAGTCGGCATGGCGGCGTGATACGCAGAAGGCGAGCGTGCGTGTTTGTGCCTTGTCTCGCCAATGGTGCAAAGCATGGCGAGCGCGCCCGATGGTTGCGAGCTTATTTGAGAGTGATTTAGGATCGAAACGGCCGTTGCGCCAAGGTATCTCATCGTAGTCAACGGTCTCATCGTAGATGCCGTAGTAGCGAAATGGGCAAAGGAGACCCAACTCGATTCCATCGGACAGATAGCAACTGTAAGCTAGGTTGTCATCGCAAAGACTGAGAATGTCGGATTGGTCGGTGCGCTCGGGTGTGGCTGTGAGTCCAAGCAGAAAGCGCGGCCTGAAATACGCGAGCAGCCTTCTGTAGGTTGCAGCAGCGGCATGGTGAAATTCGTCGACCACAACGTAATCGAAATAGTTCGGCAAGAAACGTCCCAAATGGCGTTTTTGGCCGAGGGTTTGTACTGAGGCGAAAAGCAGGTCGACATCCTTGTCTTTCTGGCTGCCCGTGTAGCGCCCGACTCGGGTGTTTGGCCGCACCCGCTGAAAGCTTTCCTCGGCTTGGAGCAAAATCTCTTCGCGATGAGCGACGAAGAGGACGCGCTTCGCTGCCATTTGCTCGGTATCGAAGGCGGCGAGATAAGTCTTTCCAAGGCCAGTGGCCATGACGACTAATCCGCGCTTGTAGCCAACGGCGCGGGTGTTGAGTAGAGCCTCAAGTGCCGCTGATTGGATGCTGCTCGGTTGCGGCGGCAGTTCCTCGGGCTCATCGCCGGGCAGGATTGGGAGCTGCTGGACAACGCGCCGGCGTTGCTCATAGGTATCGATCCAGTCGTGATTCAAAGGGCGGACATGCGGGTGCTCAAGAAGGGTCTTGAATTCCGTACAGATTTCGTTGAAGCGTGCTGCAGCGCGATCGTCTGGACTACTTGGCCTGTCGACGCGAATGTTCCATTCAAGCCCGTCGGTCAGAGCGCTACGACTAATATTGCTGGAACCTATGAAGGCACTGCCCCAAAGTGTCTCGCCTGATTCGCAGCGTACGCAGATATAAGCCTTAGAGATGGAAGCTTTGTCCGGCGGACTCGAATAAATGAACTTTGGCGCCGCGCTCCGCGAGCAACATCAAACGTCGCAGTGCGGGTGGATCGGTTATGTCGAGATAGTCGCTGGTCAACACGCGCAGACGCGCGGAGCGTCCCTCGACCGCGTCGACCAGCGTGGGATAGAGCAAGGCGAGCCCGCTGCTTTTGATGAAAGAGACGGCGAGATCGATCTCGCTTGCGCGGCGAATGGCATCGAGCAGTCGCGGCAAGAATGGATCGTGAGCCCCGCCTGTCGTCAGGTAGAGACCCATGGGTTAGGGGGATTTGCGGAGAAGCGCGTTAAGCCAGCGCTCTGCTTCGCGGCCGGGCCGCAGGTCACCCGTTATCCAGGTTTCTACGATGCTCAGTTGCCCTGCAAGCGCAATGAGTTCGGCGAGACCGGACTCATCAAGGTCAGTAAAGCGCCGCCCATTGTGCTCGCGCTCGCCACGACCGTATTTGAATGAGGCATACAGCACGCCGTCCTTTTTGAGCGCTCTTGACAGGCGTGCGAGTGCATCGGCGAGCTGGTCGAGGGGCACATGCAGCAGACTGGCGCAAGCCCAGATGCCATCGAAGCATTCGAACCAATCAATATCTTGAAAACGCAATACTTCGACTTGGGCTTGCAAATGCTGCGAGGCGATGTTCGCCATGACGTGCGAGGCATCGAATGCCTGAACCGTGAAGCCGAACTCGCGGAAGGCGCGAGCATCCCGTCCGGAGCCGCAGCCGGCATCGAGGATGCGGCCTGAGACGGGGATCAACGGCAAGAAATGCTCGTACAAGGGAGACATATCGACCTGTAATGTCTCCTCTGCGAATGTTTGAGCATGCAAGTCGTAGTAAACGCGAGTGTGTTCCATGCGGCGAGATTCTACCTCGGATCAACAAGCAAGTTGCGAGAGGCTCGGCTTGTTCCAACGATTTTTAAGTTCCTGTCGAGCGGTGATTTTTAACGCGTGTGAAGTTTTTCTTGACAGTAAATCCATCATTCTGTCCGACTAACGAGCCGGGCCTGGCGCTCTGCCACCAGATCACGGAATTTTGCGATGACCTCGATAAAGAGTTTTCGTGGGAGTACACCATAGGCGACACTCTCAGGATTTCCGGGAGCAACAGGCCGCAGATCTGGCCCCGGCCAAGCAAAACGATTCGCTTCGGTCAGCAAAATCCATGAACGCTCATCATCCAAGCCTAATCGTCGCTTGGTCTCTGGTGGAATCTCGACGGCGAGCGAGGGATCAGCTGGTGGAGAATGCGTGACGGGGAGAACGGTGACGATTTTTCCGTCCTTGGCATCGGTTGTGACCAAGATCACGGCGCAGGGGCGGTCCTTGCGACCTTCTTCCATGCCTCTTTGGTGTTCTTCTCGCCACAGGTAAGCGTAGCGGATTACAAGGCCAGGAGTTGGGAGGGGTAGTGGCATTGGCGTTAAGTGGAGCATTCATGGTCAAAGGCCGCTGCTTCCGGTGGAGGCTCCGCCTGCAAGATGGCATCCAAATCGGCCGGAGTGAAGTCCTCAATGCCCATCACTTGCCGGCTCCGTCGTTTCATTCGCTGGTATTCCTCGACAGAGAGCAAGACAAGGCGTTCGCGACCATTGCGGGTGATCGCAAGCGGTGCTTTGATAGCTTCATCTTGGTAACGCCCAAAATGGCGCTGAAAATCGGCCGAGGAGATCATACGCATGGACAGGCTCCGTAATTTGCCGTGATTTGTAAGATACATACCTTGCAGAATAGCTGAATTTGGCTAGGTTGAACTACCTGAGAATTTTCACCGGGACGAAGGCGGAAACCAGTCCATGACGGCGAAGAAGGCCAAGCCTGGAAAAATTGTCGGCCACGGCACCTATGTCCACTTGAATGCCCTGCCGGAACTCGATGTGGAACGGCAGTGGGTTGTTTTGCAAGCGTCCGCCCTTGCCGGCCTGGAGCCGGAAAAATCCTTCAATGTGGTGCGATTCGGTCAGGACGGAGACATCGCGCTGCTTGCCTATGCGGATTTCTACGACGCCCCTTTCCCCGCCTTGCAGGCCAGTTGGCGCGTCAATCTCGACACCGGTCAAGTCGGCTACCGCACATACTCCGACTCGCTAAACCCGCCGATCCTGCATCGCAAGGAGCTGTTGCTGCCGCCCGAGCATCCGCGTCGGGAGGAATACGCCGCACTCACCGCTGCGGCTGAATCCATCGGGCTGTTCGACGACACCACCCGCATCGGCTATCAGCGCCAGTGGCTGGCGCTGGTTCGCGAGCGCGGCTATCGCGTCGAGGGTCACCAACTGGTGCCGCTGGGCAATGTCGAAGGCGAGGCCGATGCGCCCGATGAGCCGGGGCAGGGCGGCGATAAGATTCAGTTCGGCGGCCAGTTGCACGATCACTGGGCAGCCGCCCGCCAGCGCACCGCCATGGTCCGCTATGGCTTCTCGGCGCCGATTCAGAGCCTTGCCCGGCATGGCTTTCTCGACGGCAGCCAGCGGCTGTTCGATTATGGCTGCGGACGCGGTGATGACTTGCGCGGCTTGCAGGAAAACGGCATTTCCGCCGAAGGCTGGGACCCTTATTACGCGCCCGATCAGCCCATTGCCTCGGCCGATATCGTCAATCTCGGCTTCGTCATCAATGTGATCGAAGATTTCGATGAGCGCATCGAGGCATTGACCCGCGCCTGGTCTTTGGCCGAGCGGTTGCTGGTGGTTTCGGTGATGATTGGCGAACGCCAGCATGCCGGCGGCGGCGAGCGCTTTCGCGATGGCCTGCTGACCCAGCGCGGCACCTTCCAGAAATACTTCACGCCAGCTGAGATTCGCCAGTTCCTCACCAGCGCGCTGGAGGAAGAGCCCATCACGGTCGCGCCCGGGGTGCTCTATGTCTTTCGCGACAAGGACGCCGAGCAGCGCTTTATGCTTGAGCGCAGTCGCGGTCGGCGCAACCGGCTGCGCGCGCCCTCGGCACCGCGACTGCGCGAAGCCGCCGCCACGCGCCGCGATCGTCGCGCTGAGCGCTATGCCGAGCACCGCGACGCGCTTGAGCGGCTGTGGACGCAGTGGCTGACTCTCGGGCGCCAACCCCATAAGGAGGAGGTCGCAGAATTACTGCCGCTGACCGAAGCCTTCGGCACCCTCGGCAAGGCGCTGCGCTTTATCGAACAACATCAGCGCGACCAGTTGGGTGATCAGCAGGGTGATCAGCAGAGCGAGCAGTTAGGCGAAGGGCAGGGCGACGGCTACATCGATGCGCTGCTCGAACAGGCCGCCGAAGCGCGCCGGGCCGATCTCGAGGTCTACTTTGCCCTGCGCCAGTTCGAGCGGCGCCGGCCCTACAAGCATCTCGAACCCGGTCTGCAACGCGACATCAAAGCCTTCTTCGGCGACTACCTGAGCGCCCAGCAGGCCGGCCTGGAGCGCCTGCACGCCATCGCCGACCCTGAGGCCATCGCCGCCGCCTGTCAGGAGGCCGCCGAGCATGGACTCGGCTGGCTGGAGCCCGGCCAGTCCCTGCAACTGCACGCCAGCTTGGTGGATCAACTACCGCCCTTGCTGCGCGTTTATGTCGGCGCTGGCGTCATTCTCTATGGCGAGGTCGAGCAGGCCGATCTGATCAAGATTCACATCCCCTCCGGCAAGCTGACACTGCTGGTCTTCGACGCCTTCGACGGTCAGGCGCTGCCGCGCTTGTGCGAGCGCATCAAGATCAAGCTGCGCGAGCAGGACATCGACACCTTCGACTATGTCGAGCCCTTCACGCCTCCGTATTTGTTCTGGAAGTTGCGCTATATCAACGAGGAACATCCAGACTACCCGCAACAGCTTGTCTTCGACGAGCAACTGGCCGCGCTCGGGTTGTTCGATCTCTCCGGCTATGGACCCGCGCCCCAGGTGGTCGACGAAACATTGGCCCGGCAACGCTGGGAGGTCCAGGGCCTGAGCCTGCGGCGCAGCCAAAGACCGCCGGCGCTGGATGATCCCTGCGGCCGCTTTCTGCGCTTCCGCGACCTGATCGCATGTGGCGAGACCCAAGCGGCCACCGGCATTGTGAATCTGCCGAGGGAGCCGGAGAGCTGGAATGCGCTGCTGGAGCTGGCCGAGGAGGTGCTTGACCCGGTCATTGACTGGTTCGGCATGATTCGCCTGACCTATGGCTTCTGTTCACCCGAGCTGGCGAAACAGATCCCCGGCCGCATTGACCCAAAACGCGACCAGCATGCCGCGCATGAGCGCAACCGTCTTGGCAATCCCATCTGCCCGCGCCTAGGCGCGGCGGTTGATTTCATCATCGAGGATGAAGACATGCGCGAGGTGGCGCAATGGATCGTGACCGAGACGCCCTTCGACCGGCTGTACTTCTATGGCAAGGACAAACCGCTGCATGTCAGCCATGGCCCTGAGCACAGTCGCCAGATCGTATTGATGCAGCCTGGCCCAAGCGGGCGACTGGTGCCGAAGGTCGTTAGTTCAGAAGCCTTTGTTCAGTCGACATAGTGCG
Above is a genomic segment from Thiorhodovibrio litoralis containing:
- a CDS encoding ATP-binding domain-containing protein; protein product: MATIIPSDLTRLALSGAHEPEITTLADLRDRLPAAYTVFHGVHWTRQYKGHTVYGEIDFVVLNRAGQVLCIEQKNGPLEEADGQLIKHYGDSHKNVGEQIQRSLDSIRDKFTYQLGKQQRLELEYLIYCPDHALRQLNAAGLDAERIVDASQREHLAERIQAILPPGPASQDARAQQVAGFFRQTFEVVADVHAYIGAQEKRYTRLSHGLLDVLANIRMRQLRLHVLATAGNGKTLVARHFFDDCLERGQRPLLLCFNRPLAERLKHLVGRGGMVETWYGFCDQFLRARGAPLNFHDMRTNPAFWTAAAKHVEEQALTQEPADDWRFDTLIVDEAQDFEGEWFEAVRLFLREEAAMLWLEDPNQNVRSTTPMALQEQDFVGYQSLLNYRSPESIARFIREALPEFSFTGANDLPGLGVQVTPYQESSEQPKLVGRLVGQRLKQRFQPQDIAILSCRGVGSTALKDCARVGNHTLRRFTNTYDLLGNQIYSDGQILFDTVRRFKGQQAAAVILVDVDPRETDLQRELQVLFCGLTRATVHLDVVCAESNPVVQERILPLA
- a CDS encoding lytic transglycosylase domain-containing protein, which encodes MAAVSLAVLLISPVSGMEHPLQELGFERSLNQWELRRTWQQQTKVAKPSPGNPQETAKRPVPQIRRISAVALLKPISGSMKTRRDRYVAIILSEAKRHRVDPNLVHAVIQAESAYRPNAKSPAGACGLMQLMPATARRFGVRDIWDPEQNIGGGVAYLRFLLDRFSGAIPLVLAAYNAGEGAVAKYGNKIPPYRETREYVRKVMGYFG
- a CDS encoding DNA phosphorothioation-associated putative methyltransferase; translated protein: MTAKKAKPGKIVGHGTYVHLNALPELDVERQWVVLQASALAGLEPEKSFNVVRFGQDGDIALLAYADFYDAPFPALQASWRVNLDTGQVGYRTYSDSLNPPILHRKELLLPPEHPRREEYAALTAAAESIGLFDDTTRIGYQRQWLALVRERGYRVEGHQLVPLGNVEGEADAPDEPGQGGDKIQFGGQLHDHWAAARQRTAMVRYGFSAPIQSLARHGFLDGSQRLFDYGCGRGDDLRGLQENGISAEGWDPYYAPDQPIASADIVNLGFVINVIEDFDERIEALTRAWSLAERLLVVSVMIGERQHAGGGERFRDGLLTQRGTFQKYFTPAEIRQFLTSALEEEPITVAPGVLYVFRDKDAEQRFMLERSRGRRNRLRAPSAPRLREAAATRRDRRAERYAEHRDALERLWTQWLTLGRQPHKEEVAELLPLTEAFGTLGKALRFIEQHQRDQLGDQQGDQQSEQLGEGQGDGYIDALLEQAAEARRADLEVYFALRQFERRRPYKHLEPGLQRDIKAFFGDYLSAQQAGLERLHAIADPEAIAAACQEAAEHGLGWLEPGQSLQLHASLVDQLPPLLRVYVGAGVILYGEVEQADLIKIHIPSGKLTLLVFDAFDGQALPRLCERIKIKLREQDIDTFDYVEPFTPPYLFWKLRYINEEHPDYPQQLVFDEQLAALGLFDLSGYGPAPQVVDETLARQRWEVQGLSLRRSQRPPALDDPCGRFLRFRDLIACGETQAATGIVNLPREPESWNALLELAEEVLDPVIDWFGMIRLTYGFCSPELAKQIPGRIDPKRDQHAAHERNRLGNPICPRLGAAVDFIIEDEDMREVAQWIVTETPFDRLYFYGKDKPLHVSHGPEHSRQIVLMQPGPSGRLVPKVVSSEAFVQST
- a CDS encoding type II toxin-antitoxin system Phd/YefM family antitoxin, which encodes MRMISSADFQRHFGRYQDEAIKAPLAITRNGRERLVLLSVEEYQRMKRRSRQVMGIEDFTPADLDAILQAEPPPEAAAFDHECST
- a CDS encoding phospholipase D-like domain-containing protein — encoded protein: MPRLLDAIRRASEIDLAVSFIKSSGLALLYPTLVDAVEGRSARLRVLTSDYLDITDPPALRRLMLLAERGAKVHLFESAGQSFHL
- a CDS encoding Crp/Fnr family transcriptional regulator, with the protein product MSKASITTLHPTPARLSQVQRRLKPYCQVTELMASDLLDPTITRRCIGFVHMGQLQLTWRAGEDRNGLSMHAVDPGHGFGGNNWLFDEPPRTLYYQANRLTRVLTIEVEHLRTLLAEELIDLNQPLRDEMLHSYARCWLYLAERHHRAHAAPTEERLLDALHEAAAWSSAMSHPEGTLVKARREMLALRVGCARVTVSRGLARLVADGRVRLEGRRILLLGHQGRGEAA
- a CDS encoding type II toxin-antitoxin system HicB family antitoxin, whose translation is MSAKYEIIIYWSQKDNAYLAEIPELPGAMADGKNYLDAVRNAEIVIQEWIATAKELGRPVPEPRGRLMYA
- a CDS encoding class I SAM-dependent methyltransferase, encoding MSPLYEHFLPLIPVSGRILDAGCGSGRDARAFREFGFTVQAFDASHVMANIASQHLQAQVEVLRFQDIDWFECFDGIWACASLLHVPLDQLADALARLSRALKKDGVLYASFKYGRGEREHNGRRFTDLDESGLAELIALAGQLSIVETWITGDLRPGREAERWLNALLRKSP
- a CDS encoding DEAD/DEAH box helicase family protein, coding for MNHDWIDTYEQRRRVVQQLPILPGDEPEELPPQPSSIQSAALEALLNTRAVGYKRGLVVMATGLGKTYLAAFDTEQMAAKRVLFVAHREEILLQAEESFQRVRPNTRVGRYTGSQKDKDVDLLFASVQTLGQKRHLGRFLPNYFDYVVVDEFHHAAAATYRRLLAYFRPRFLLGLTATPERTDQSDILSLCDDNLAYSCYLSDGIELGLLCPFRYYGIYDETVDYDEIPWRNGRFDPKSLSNKLATIGRARHALHHWRDKAQTRTLAFCVSRRHADFMAERFQAEGIRAAAVYQGSTLDRTEALEQLDTGDLQVIFSVDLFNEGVDLPSIDTVLMLRPTESKVLFLQQLGRGLRRYSDKKQLVVLDFIGNHRGFLNKPQALFDVGSSYQELANFGRRARDGKLKLPPGCFANYDLAIIDFLVRLQGQGPATDYRALKDSLSRRPTLSELYRSGSNLPDLRRQHGQWWNLVRDQEDLTPNEVNCLERHGTFLREVETSNMTKCFKAVLLESLLDNDGFRHPPRVEELAAQALEVFQRRRRFIADIRQDLQQIDRVETGKWLSYWRGNPITAWTGGNKKKTTEKWFELSDGRFQPTFSVGEDEMETFREMVQELVDYRLAAYEPRLTKTETGDSIEQPAKHSANILPFRQPRQPSDGGVAVPYFPDLRIACGHFRDGRTDVEATCQITEHQGKLDPSRHFVARAVGDSMNGGKQPIRDGDYLLLELIDSMKAGSITGSLIVIERQDTSGDDQYLLRLVIKDKEGRYRLRAANPAYPDLEVKEELKTLARMRKVLNAEAIEITDSTTTTQNW